A genomic segment from Aspergillus chevalieri M1 DNA, chromosome 7, nearly complete sequence encodes:
- a CDS encoding translation initiation factor eIF2 subunit beta (BUSCO:EOG09264OQ8;~COG:J;~EggNog:ENOG410PG7A;~InterPro:IPR002735,IPR000048,IPR016190,IPR016189;~PFAM:PF01873;~go_function: GO:0003743 - translation initiation factor activity [Evidence IEA];~go_function: GO:0005515 - protein binding [Evidence IEA];~go_process: GO:0006413 - translational initiation [Evidence IEA]), with product MAEAVEQKQRKSVAFSEGSVIMDTNGEVTEAPKAVEKPVEEKPTGADQQVDEVTEMFKGLSKKKKSKKPKDADEGEEAAATPDGEFDPGLKKKKKKTTKKADTGDFEAKLAEANVAEQGAEKKEDEIPEGDLEAGTGIWAHESTQAIPYSLLVNRFFSLIQSHHPDLLSSGTKSYKIPPPQCLREGNRRTIFANIADICKRMKRSDDHVMQFLFAELGTSGSVDGARRLVIKGRFQQKQIEHVLRRYIVEYVTCKTCRSPDTELNKGENRLYFVTCNSCGSRRSVAAIKTGFRGQVGRRKRQG from the exons ATGGCGGAGGCT GTCGAACAGAAGCAACGCAAGTCGGTCGCTTTCAGCGAAGGTTCAGTCATCATGGATACGAACGGCGAAGTCACAGAAGCCCCCAAGGCTGTTGAGAAGCCTGTCGAGGAGAAGCCTACCG GCGCGGACCAGCAAGTCGACGAAGTCACCGAAATGTTCAAGGGCTTgtccaagaagaagaagtcgaagaagcccaaggACGCAGACGAGGGCGAGGAAGCCGCAGCTACCCCCGACGGCGAGTTCGACCCCGGgctgaagaaaaagaagaagaagaccacCAAGAAGGCCGACACGGGTGATTTCGAAGCCAAGCTGGCCGAGGCCAACGTCGCGGAGCAAGGcgcggagaagaaggaggacgAGATCCCCGAGGGCGACCTCGAAGCTGGCACCGGTATCTGGGCCCACGAATCGACGCAAGCCATCCCCTACTCGCTCCTCGTCAACCGTTTCTTTTCCCTCATCCAGAGCCACCACCCCGACTTGCTCTCCAGCGGTACCAAGTCGTACAAGATCCCGCCGCCTCAGTGTCTGCGTGAAGGTAACCGTCGTACCATTTTCGCCAACATCGCCGATATCTGCAAGCGTATGAAGCGTTCGGACGACCACGTTATGCAGTTTTTGTTCGCCGAATTGGGTACCAGCGGAAGTGTCGACGGTGCTAGACGTCTGGTTATCAAGGGTCGTTTCCAGCAGAAGCAGATTGAGCATGTCCTCAGAAGATATATCG TTGAATACGTTACCTGCAAAACCTGCCGCAGCCCCGACACCGAGCTCAACAAGGGTGAGAACCGTCTGTACTTCGTCACCTGCAACTCGTGCGGTTCTCGTCGTTCCGTCGCCGCCATCAAGACTGGATTCCGTGGACAGGTCGGTCGCAGAAAGCGTCAGGGTTAA
- a CDS encoding gamma-glutamylcyclotransferase (COG:P;~EggNog:ENOG410PN6U;~InterPro:IPR013024,IPR006840;~PFAM:PF04752;~go_function: GO:0003839 - gamma-glutamylcyclotransferase activity [Evidence IEA];~go_process: GO:0006751 - glutathione catabolic process [Evidence IEA]) — protein sequence MDLGCQPSRSFLFELTEIEEKHTTIEGRTWRNYFPNGDLWVFGYGSLIWKPPPHYDQRVPGYISGYVRRFWQVGMRTDHRGTTENPGRVVTVIEREFWETLDDPLAHLEVPSSLSKAAVWGAAYHIPASHAEEVHDYLDDREIDGYTVHYTPFYPTPTATTSKADTPTTPITCMVYIGLPTNPQFLREPARREPQDVAEVISGSCGQSGRNAEYLYLLEKALDGLGLGSADVHVTDLVGRVKAIEKEAAKADEEEAEKDLTRSLSISDAEAHEDFPRTE from the exons ATGGATCTCGGCTGTCAACCATCACGATCATTCCTCTTTGAGCTAA CTGAAATAGAGGAGAAGCATACGACAATAGAAGGCCGGACATGGCGAAATTACTTTCCAAATGGAGATCTTTGGGTATTTGGTTATGG GAGTTTGATCTGGAAGCCACCACCGCACTATG ACCAGAGAGTGCCGGGGTATATCAGCGGCTACGTGCGACGCTTCTGGCAGGTTG GTATGCG TACGGACCATCGCGGAACCACAGAAAACCCCGGGCGGGTTGTAACCGTGATTGAACGAGAATTCTGGGAAACACTAGACGACCCG CTCGCACACCTCGAAGTCCCTTCTTCATTATCCAAAGCCGCCGTCTGGGGCGCAGCATACCACATCCCAGCGTCTCACGCTGAAGAGGTCCATGATTACCTCGACGACCGTGAGATAGATGGCTACACAGTCCACTACACGCCCTTTTATCCGACACCGACCGCCACTACATCTAAGGCTGATACACCGACTACACCAATCACTTGTATGGTGTATATCGGTTTGCCCACTAACCCGCAGTTCCTGCGTGAGCCGGCTCGTCGCGAGCCACAGGATGTCGCGGAGGTGATCAGTGGCAGTTGCGGACAGAGTGGGAGAAATGcggagtacttgtatttGCTTGAGAAGGCACTGGATGGACTGGGACTGGGGAGCGCAGACGTGCATGTGACGGATTTGGTGGGCCGTGTGAAGGCAATTGAGAAGGAGGCGGCAAAGGctgacgaggaagaagcCGAGAAGGATCTGACGAGGTCGCTTTCTATCTCTGATGCTGAGGCGCATGAAGACTTCCCCAGGACCGAGTGA
- a CDS encoding uncharacterized protein (COG:T;~EggNog:ENOG410PI12;~InterPro:IPR011992,IPR002048,IPR018247;~PFAM:PF00036,PF13499,PF13202,PF13833;~go_function: GO:0005509 - calcium ion binding [Evidence IEA]) has translation MRSRLYRHAEPEQVAQMIGAMQTGPSHPAQPKAARPVIPHSSSSGVPPRVPVSSASSHSLHPAHNGRPPVSAPPSQYRPSHTLHPSPPPQNYGFGPPPAHPVRNRPPPVSRPPQSPHPPPLSVTSDDPQQLFPLFRAANVSHSGALTELELGSALVNGDYTSFHPKTVKMMIRMFDRNGSGTISFDEFVSLWRYLAAWRELFDRFDEDRSGRISLQEFEKSLVAFGYRLSQPFVTVLFTTFESKGRQRNASAMMGPAKLGMSFDLFVQACISLRRMTDVFKRYDDDRDGYITVSFEEFLTEIIQLQD, from the exons ATGCGCTCCCGGC TTTACAGACACGCAGAACCGGAGCAG GTCGCCCAGATGATTGGTGCTATGCAAACAGGGCCATCGCATCCAGCTCAGCCAAAAGCCGCTCGCCCAGTCATACCACACTCCTCTTCTAGCGGTGTTCCCCCGCGAGTCCCGGTCTCGTCAGCATCGTCACATTCCCTGCATCCAGCACACAACGGGCGCCCACCAGTCAGCGCACCTCCGAGCCAATACCGTCCCTCACACACTCTCCATCCCTCTCCCCCGCCGCAAAACTACGGCTTCGGACCACCACCAGCGCACCCGGTTCGGAATCGCCCCCCACCGGTGTCGCGTCCACCACAATCGCCGCATCCCCCTCCCTTGTCCGTCACCAGTGATGACCCGCAGCAGCTGTTTCCACTGTTCCGGGCGGCCAATGTCTCCCACTCGGGCGCGCTGACGGAGCTGGAGCTGGGCTCCGCTCTGGTCAATGGCGACTACACCTCATTTCATCCAAAGACTGTCAAGATGATGATCCGCATGTTCGACCGGAATGGCAGCGGAACCATCTCGTTCGACGAGTTTGTGTCATTGTGGCGGTATCTAGCGGCATGGCGGGAGCTGTTCGACCGGTTCGACGAAGATCGCAGCGGGCGCATCAGTTTGCAGGAGTTTGAGAAGTCGCTGGTCGCATTTGGGTATCGGTTGAGTCAACCATTCGTGACGGTTTTGTTTACGACATTCGAGAGCAAGGGCCGGCAGAGGAATGCATCTGCGATGATGGGTCCAGCTAAGCTGGGCATGAGTTTTGATCTGTTCGTCCAGGCATGCATTAGCTTGCGTCGGATGACGGATGTGTTCAAGCGGTATGACGATGATCGGGACGGTTATATAACGGTCAGCTTCGAAGAGTTTTTGACAG AAATCATACAACTACAAGACTAG
- a CDS encoding uncharacterized protein (COG:S;~EggNog:ENOG410PU30;~TransMembrane:1 (o555-574i)), whose amino-acid sequence MLFSPRSPFARLSEGHGAQIFRRSFRTQQQSSVSLHQRTPLSEIANPKQETHRYERKPRRKTRDDRYEYKGHDHRVDSERSKKQKKTAKQSRRHTLNRDFHAPNVSQIRLTLASRPKMGIFGKGRTSSPIKSRELPDLTFSEMNFLSRRSRSNPNGLLVEQQGETNGAARREHDSQAQIPQYFSNDYPDEHDVIDETVYPSAQDPDQPEPAAMATEAHGSCTMRPADLSPKLSRSATPYTWYESDRREHERRASSKNCTKGILCVDLNHQHISDEEKANRRYWDLDELKLILVIRQQVRNRSRANKEPEACDHLKRRHQPDEVDDEPRSPKKAKLSNAIASIQKPLSSPASSSTERDTPSHGHPKPGTYTPERQTSRDIDHHELELTPKQVCFSNYCSMSQNCNRAIAPHQNPHPKRNVDSAGSDEIDLDAEFNSIVSICSRETAYGKNEDVIMKDFDAVYDSIVLDDKDPAHGDLSRIPSNQSYFVPIQDGSTPLPDSIDDGWNLSLPSGITNHSSSNNFLAACTHCQPHNINEGVQASNNSKYDTWNGFSQPIMFAVGMGAAAFGTSTGFCWRQNKLY is encoded by the exons ATGCTCTTCTCCCCACGCAGTCCATTTGCGCGCCTGAGTGAAGGCCACGGAGCGCAGATATTCCGTCGTTCCTTTCgaacacagcaacaatctTCCGTGTCTTTACACCAGAGAACTCCTTTGAGCGAAATCGCCAACCCTAAACAAGAGACGCATAGATATGAGCGCAAGCCTCGACGCAAGACCAGAGATGATCGTTACGAGTACAAGGGGCATGACCATCGCGTGGATTCAGAGCGCTCGAAGAAACAGAAGAAGACAGCCAAACAGAGCCGGAGACATACCCTCAATCGTGATTTCCATGCGCCCAACGTGTCTCAGATACGGTTGACT CTCGCTTCTCGTCCGAAAATGGGGATATTTGGCAAAGGACGGACGTCATCGCCTATCAAATCTCGCGAGT TACCCGACCTTACTTTCTCAGAGATGAATTTCCTGTCGAGAAGATCACGATCGAACCCGAACGGACTGCTAGTAGAGCAACAGGGCGAAACTAACGGAGCTGCGCGGAGAGAACACGACTCACAAGCACAGATCCCTCAGTACTTCTCTAACGACTATCCTGACGAACACGATGTCATTGATGAGACGGTATATCCTTCCGCGCAAGACCCAGATCAACCCGAACCCGCTGCTATGGCTACGGAAGCTCATGGCAGCTGTACCATGAGACCTGCAGACCTCAGTCCAAAGCTATCACGCAGCGCTACGCCGTACACCTGGTATGAAAGCGATCGTAGGGAACATGAACGACGGGCCTCATCTAAAAATTGCACAAAAGGCATCCTATGCGTCGACTTGAATCACCAACACATTAGCGACGAAGAGAAAGCAAACAGAAGATACTGGGATCTCGATGAGCTGAAGTTAATCTTGGTGATACGCCAGCAAGTACGGAATAGATCTAGGGCAAACAAAGAGCCAGAGGCCTGTGATCACTTGAAGCGGAGGCACCAGCCAGACGAGGTGGACGACGAGCCCAGAAGCCCTAAGAAGGCAAAGTTATCCAATGCCATTGCTTCTATCCAAAAACCGCTCTCCTCTCCTGCTTCGTCCAGCACGGAGCGTGATACTCCATCACACGGACACCCAAAACCAGGTACATACACTCCAGAACGACAAACGAGCCGCGATATAGATCACCATGAGCTGGAACTTACTCCAAAGCAAGTGTGCTTCTCAAATTATTGCTCAATGAGTCAAAATTGCAACCGGGCCATCGCTCCACACCAGAACCCACACCCAAAAAGGAATGTCGACAGTGCAGGCTCCGACGAGATAGACCTAGACGCTGAATTCAACAGCATAGTTAGCATCTGTTCCAGAGAGACGGCGTACGGCAAAAATGAAGATGTGATTATGAAGGATTTTGATGCGGTATACGACTCAATTGTTTTGGACGACAAAGACCCAGCACATGGAGATCTTTCACGAATACCAAGCAACCAGAGCTACTTCGTTCCCATCCAAGACGGTTCGACGCCACTTCCAGATAGCATCGATGATGGTTGGAATCTGTCTTTGCCTTCTGGAATTACCAACCACAGTTCAAGCAATAATTTCTTGGCCGCCTGCACGCATTGTCAACCGCACAACATCAACGAAGGCGTGCAGGCCTCAAATAATTCTAAATACGACACATGGAACGGGTTCTCACAGCCCATAATGTTTGCTGTTGGCATGGGGGCTGCAGCATTCGGGACATCGACCGGGTTTTGTTGGCGACAGAACAAACTGTATTGA
- a CDS encoding RNA recognition motif domain-containing protein (COG:A;~EggNog:ENOG410PQQ1;~InterPro:IPR000504,IPR012677,IPR035979;~PFAM:PF00076;~go_function: GO:0003676 - nucleic acid binding [Evidence IEA]) has protein sequence MAKLFVGGLSWHTTDESLRAGFEQFGVVEDAIVVKDRDSGRSRGFGFVRFASEQEADIAQQNLNNQEFDGRTIRVDKAAERAPRGNGGGYNGRGGYNSRGGEGDYSGGYGGGYY, from the exons ATGGCCAAACTTTTCGTCGG CGGCCTGTCCTGGCACACCACGGACGAATCCCTCCGCGCGGGTTTCGAGCAATTTGGTGTCGTCGAAGACGCT ATTGTCGTCAAGGACCGTGACTCCGGCCGCAGCCGTGGATTCGGTTTCGTCCGTTTCGCTTCTGAGCAGGAGGCGGACATCGCGCAGCAGAACTTGAACAACCAAGA GTTCGACGGTCGTACCATTCGTGTCGACAAGGCGGCCGAGAGGGCTCCCCGCGGCAACGGAGGTGGTTACAACGGTCGTGGCGGTTACAACAGCCGTGGAGGTGAAGGAGATTACTCTGGCGGATACG GCGGAGGTTACTACTAA
- a CDS encoding AIM24 family protein (COG:S;~EggNog:ENOG410PKQ4;~InterPro:IPR016031,IPR036983,IPR002838;~PFAM:PF01987), which yields MAQQVAYQPYADQAHVAAFELKNYPFQPPPSNPPSVFSYQQPPQQQAYSQYGQPTAVTSTDQPWDEKNNGVQQQAPAQVDHDATTQLQNFRKDKDDLMDEQLKERVRKAVEEQLKPHVEGLEQSRGISKKLEEGYTLRDIPGEYNGGSYLASNNDSGSILTVSLGGSVPLIAKPGAMVAKDPGITLRGQLSFSWMKLLTRSGFGKSKFTGKGDVLLAPSSLGSIGVIQVNTVRQPVTDDDIPLTAEWKVGRDSFLAATHAVESDYQTQNLTQAVFSGEGLFVYTFSGWGPLFVQGLGAVIEKKIEAGKTFTIDNGYLVAWNCQYKIERVASGGIISGISSREGLACKFTGPGTVYYQTRKIQDVAAHLKKANR from the exons ATGGCTCAGCAAGTGGCTTACCAACCGTATGCTGACCAGGCTCATGTTG CTGCCTTTGAGCTGA AGAATTACCCCTTCCAGCCACCTCCTTCAAACCCCCCTTCCGTCTTCAGCTATCAACAGCCACCCCAACAGCAAGCATACTCACAATACGGACAGCCTACCGCTGTAACATCGACCGATCAACCCTGGGACGAGAAAAACAATGGTGTCCAACAGCAAGCACCCGCCCAAGTCGACCATGATGCCACGACGCAATTGCAAAACTTTCGCAAAGACAAAGACGATTTAATGGATGAGCAACTGAAGGAGAGAGTGAGAAAAGCGGTTGAAGAACAACTGAAACCGCATGTTGAGGGATTGGAACAATCCCGGGGAATTTCCAAGAAACTCGAGGAAGGGTATACTCTTAGAGACATCCCCGGTGAATATAATGGTGGCTCTTACCTCGCCTCCAACAATGATAGCGGTTCAATCTTGACTGTGTCGCTGGGCGGATCTGTCCCATTGATTGCGAAACCCG GGGCAATGGTAGCTAAGGATCCCGGTATCACCTTGAGAGGCCAGCTCTCCTTTTCATGGATGAAGCTTCTCACGAGGAGTGGATTCGGCAAATCAAAATTCACTGGGAAAGGGGATGTGTTACTTGCACCATCCTCCCTTGGTAGTATAGGGGTGATCCAAGTCAATACTGTCCGACAACCCGTCACTGATGATGATATACCACTCACTGCCGAATGGAAGGTCGGAAGAGACTCTTTCCTCGCCGCGACGCACGCAGTCGAGAGTGACTACCAAACGCAAAATCTTACCCAAGCTGTGTTCTCTGGTGAAGGCTTGTTCGTTTATACGTTTAGTGGTTGGGGGCCCCTCTTTGTACAGGGTCTCGGAGCAGTCATTGAGAAAAAG ATCGAAGCTGGTAAAACGTTTACAATCGACAATGGCTACCTGGTAGCCTGGAATTGCCAGTACAAGATCGAGCGTGTGGCTTCCGGCGGTATCATTTCCGGAATCAGTTCTCGCGAGGGTCTTGCTTGCAAGTTCACGGGGCCAGGCACGGTATATTACCAGACTCGCAAGATCCAGGACGTTGCGGCCCACTTGAAGAAGGCCAACCGGTGA
- a CDS encoding SH3 domain-containing protein (COG:T;~EggNog:ENOG410PPWP;~InterPro:IPR001452,IPR036028;~PFAM:PF07653,PF00018,PF14604;~go_function: GO:0005515 - protein binding [Evidence IEA]) has product MSGDNFTAAMANRSRRTVETELKFLAELSEITHEQLSSILGLLAGEQSRQLSQSQPPQPAPVPLPVQQTVPPPPIQQPIVPPPAPYSPPTNQFANTSLNEKAPVQQHPPPPGPPPGPPPAYGLCTATALYAFEVKDHGDLELQPYDKIQVLKYENDQWWYGRNERTNQEGIFPRAWVNVVQEKGPPPPPPATNYGNMPLEVSQSGSAPPGPEGDGKGNKFEQHGKKFGKKMGNAGTLLRDSPNAALYVNRANSLLSFLAIFGAGATMGSNIVNSIF; this is encoded by the exons GAACTCAAGTTTCTTGCCGAACTGTCGGAAATCACACATGAGCAATTGTCGTCGATTCTGGGCCTGCTCGCCGGGGAACAGTCGCGGCAGCTATCGCAATCGCAGCCACCGCAGCCGGCTCCGGTTCCACTCCCAGTGCAGCAAACagttcctcctccgccaattCAGCAGCCTATTGTGCCTCCTCCGGCACCGTATTCGCCTCCAACCAACCAGTTTGCCAAcacttcattgaacgaaaAGGCGCCAGTGCAGCAGCATCCCCCTCCTCCGGGGCCGCCGCCGGGGCCGCCGCCTGCGTACGGCTTGTGCACGGCCACAGCCTTGTATGCTTTTGAGGTGAAAGACCACGGCGACTTGGAATTGCAACCATATGACAAAATTCAAGTCCTCAAATACGAAAATGATCAAT GGTGGTATGGGCGTAACGAACGGACCAACCAGGAGGGTATCTTCCCTCGTGCCTGGGTGAACGTGGTCCAGGAGAAgggtcctcctcctcctcccccggcTACCAACTATGGAAACATGCCCCTGGAAGTGAGCCAAAGCGGTTCTGCGCCCCCGGGACCTGAGGGCGACGGCAAGGGCAACAAGTTCGAGCAGCATGGCAAGAAATTTGGTAAAAAGATGGGTAATGCCGGTACGTTATTGCGCGATTCCCCCAATGCCGCTTTGTACGTAAACCGTGCTAACTCTCTGCTTTCGTTCTTAGCGATCTTCGGTGCTGGCGCTACGATGGGATCCAACATCGTGAATAGCATATTCTAA
- a CDS encoding uncharacterized protein (COG:S;~EggNog:ENOG410PS2H;~InterPro:IPR037652;~PFAM:PF19117;~go_process: GO:0045040 - protein insertion into mitochondrial outer membrane [Evidence IEA];~go_process: GO:0070096 - mitochondrial outer membrane translocase complex assembly [Evidence IEA]), with protein MAAEPVASNPSLAASGYMVSSVDKYSYGSDDEVASLPSESTSSSDLDALSDDYSDAEEEWRESIEQLELLLSMVLVPFVGKYLGRKCAYWSWTRFMQWKYPVEVVVNNQASFKGTGAMAAL; from the exons ATGGCCGCCGAACCCGTCGCCTCCAACCCGTCTCTCGCGGCATCTGGCTATATGGTGTCATCGGTTGATAAATACTCGTACGGCTCGGACGATGAAGTTGCCTCTCTGCCCTCAGAATCGACCTCGAGTTCGGATCTGGATGCACTTTCGGATGATTACTCGGATGCAGAAGAGGAATGGAGAGAGAGCATTGAACAGCTGGAATTGCTCTTGTCGATGGTTCTTGTGCCGTTTGTGGGGAAGTACTTGGGGAGAAAGTGCGCTTACTGGA GCTGGACTAGATTCATGCAATGGAAGTACCCCGTCGAAGTCGTCGTGAACAACCAAGCTTCCTTTAAGGGAACCGGTGCCATGGCTGCGCTCTAG
- a CDS encoding putative short-chain dehydrogenase/reductase family protein (COG:Q;~EggNog:ENOG410PVJM;~InterPro:IPR036291,IPR002347;~PFAM:PF08659,PF00106,PF13561;~go_process: GO:0055114 - oxidation-reduction process [Evidence IEA]), whose protein sequence is MTGLFRLLRSQYSPPKDPTDVSFARKTILLTGATSGLGYEAAIKFLNQGVETLIIGCRNVQRGDAVKTELEKRTNRPDVIRIWELEMSSFQSIKSFADRVDTELSQLDVAVLNAGLWNRDYTVSPEGWEETLQVNTLSTALLAILLLPKLRDSSSISHPAHLTVVSSQLFCRVRPTHLRTDGSLLEHVNDRSNFSGPMQYAISKLLLEYMLKRAADRVRHENGTLPVIVNTVSPGFCASSLGRQYNRFHEQSMIWLEFKLFARTSEQGSRSLVSATYQGAESHGRCWRSDGYLDESNALTTGMEGWQFQEKAWREILQVLVEQAGEVEEIVGEPN, encoded by the exons ATGACAGGCCTGTTCCGCCTTCTCCGGTCACAATATAGTCCCCCAAAGGATCCCACAGATGTATCCTTTGCCAGAAAGACAATCCTTTTGACGGGTGCTACTTCCGGTCTTGGATATGAAGCAGCCATTAAATTCCTCAATCAAGGCGTGGAAACTTTGATCATCGGGTGTCGCAATGTGCAACGCGGCGATGCAGTCAAGACGGAACTTGAGAAGCGCACAAACAGACCAGACGTGATTCGAATCTGGGAGCTCGAGATGAGCAGCTTCCAGAGTATCAAGAGTTTTGCGGACCGTGTCGACACGGAACTGAGTCAGTTGGATGTCGCTGTGCTGAATGCCGGGCTGTGGAATCGGGATTATACAGTCTCTCCCGAGGGATGGGAGGAGACCTTGCAGGTCAATACGCTGTCTACTGCGCTGTTGGCAATTCTGCTGCTTCCCAAGCTGCGTGATAGCTCGAGTATATCGCACCCGGCGCATTTGACGGTTGTGTCTAGTCAGCTGTTTTGCCGGGTTCGTCCTACGCATCTCCGGACAGACGGCAGTCTTCTAGAGCATGTGAACGACCGAAGCAATTTCTCCGGGCCCATGCAATACGCCATCTCCAAACTTCTTCTAGAATACATGTTGAAGAGAGCTGCGGATCGAGTGCGACATGAGAACGGGACTCTTCCAGTGATAGTCAACACCGTGAGTCCGGGCTTCTGCGCATCGTCTCTAGGACGCCAATACAACCGGTTCCACGAACAATCAATGATATGGCTCGAGTTCAAGCTGTTTGCTCGAACGAGCGAACAAGGCAGCCGATCGTTGGTCAGTGCGACATACCAGGGTGCGGAATCGCATGGACGATGTTGGCGCAGTGATGGTTATCTCGA TGAATCGAACGCGTTGACGACCGGGATGGAGGGGTGGCAATTCCAGGAGAAGGCGTGGAGAGAGATATTACAGGTTCTGGTTGAACAAGCAGGAGAAGTAGAGGAAATTGTTGGAGAGCCCAATTGA